The sequence AGCCGATTTAAAAAAATAATGAAGCAGGTAGAATCTAATGCAAGACCCCTTGAGAAAAAGGATTTGGTGAAAATAGTAGGTATAGAGGTAGCCGATGTTGTAGAAAAGATGCTGAAAATTGCCGAAAGGAAATTAGGGGTTTCCGGAGATAGTCTATATTACTGCCTGGCAATTCACCTGAGCACAACCCTTGAACGGGTGAAGCATGGGAAAACCATATTAAATCCTCAATTGCAAAAGGTAAAGAGGGAATATTTTCATGAATATAAGGTTGCTAAAGAGATGGTGGGTTTGGCAGAAGAAAAACTTAATATTAAACTTCCGGAAGATGAAATCGGTTTCGTCGCGATGTATTTACGCACCCTTACAGAAAAGGAAGAAACGAGGGAAGAAGGAAGGATAGGAATTGTCGTTATTTCTCACGGCCATGTAGCAAACGGGATGGCTGAGGTGGCCAACCGTTTACTAGGGGTAGTTCATGCAAAAAGTGTAGAGATGTCCCTGGATGAAAGCCCTGAAATGGCTTTAGACAGAGCAATCGAGGTGGTAAAAAGCTGCGATGAAGGGAAAGGGGTTCTTCTTTTAGTGGATATGGGTTCCCTTGTGACCTTTGGCGAGATAATTACGGAAAGGACGGGGATAAGGACCCGCATTATTTCGAGGACAGATACAGTAATGGTGATAGAGGCCGTTAGGAGGGCAATACTGCCCGGAGTAACGTTAGATGAACTTGCCGATACATTGGAAGAGAACCCCAAATACTTAACCAGGTTATCGAATAATAGACCGGAAAAAGGGAAAAAACCTAAAGCAATTTTAACCATATGCATAACCGGTGAAGGCTCCGCTATTAAAGTTAAGGAATACATCGAAAACCTGATACCGGGTTTGGAAGATATAGAGATAATCCCTATTGGTGTACTAACGGAAAATATCGGGGATTTAATCTCCGCCATAGGGGAAAAAAAGGATTTATTGGCTGTAGTTGGAACAATAAACCCCGATTATGATAATGTGCCATTTATATCTATTGAAGAAATCATGAAAGGTTCAGGGATTGCTGGTCTTAAGGAAATAATTAGCGGGAGAAAGAAAAGGTTAGATCCTAGGGATGCACATGGCCCAAAATGTCATTTAAAAAAGATGTTTTACCCTGAGATAGTATTGATGCAGCAGAAGGGCTTTAGCAAGGAACAGGTCATACACCATTTGGGGGAACTATTGATTAAATACGGTTATGTTAGGGAAGGTTTTGTTCAGCAGGTCTTTGAAAGAGAAAAGGACGGCATAACATTTATAGGCAATGGAATTGCCGTCCCCCATGCTGAACCTTCATATGTGCTGAAGCCGTGTATAGCCTTTGCAAATCTGGCTGAGCCGGTAGACTGGGATGGTTACCCTGTTAACCTGGTTTTTATGCCGGCGCTACTGCCTGCGTGTAAACCGGTTTTCCAGGACCTGTACAATATAATACGATCTCCCGATTCCCTAAAAGCCCTTAAAGAAGCGACCAATTTTGAACAATTGATGGATGCTTTAAAAGAGTGAAACTGGAGTGCAGCAGAGGTGGTATTAGGTAATTCAATTGTGCCTGTTTTAAAAACAACGTGTAGATAAAGATAAGGGGGTATAAATATCGTGGATGTTATGAAGTTATTTAAAGAGGATTTAATAGTAACAGGTTTAGAAGCAAAAAATGATGAAGAAGTTATAACCGCTTTGGGGAACCTGCTTTATTTGAAGGGGTATGTAAAAAAGAGCTTTGTTAAGGCGGTTATTGACAGGGAAAAAAAATACCCAACCGGTTTGCCGATAAATGAAATAAATCTTGCAATACCCCATACTGATGCTGAGCATGTATTAAAACCAGCAATTGCATTAGCCGTACTGAAAAAACCGGTTCTTTTCAAAAATATGGCAGATCCTTGCCAAAAAGTAAAAGCAAATTTGGTTTTCACTATAGCTTTAAATGATAGCCACAATCAGCCGATATTGTTGCAAAAACTCATGTCAATTTTTCAGGATGAGAAACTGCTGTTGACTATAAAAGAATCACAAAGCGCTTCTTCTATTTTTGACATAATTAAATTAAAGTTCAAAGAAGAAAATGTGTCTTAATAAAAATAAAAACAGAATAAGTTCTATCAAAATAACGAGCGAGGGGGTGAAATGTTGAAAAAAAGAATTGTTGTAGCATGCGGAACAGGAATTGCCACTTCAACGGTTGCTGCAGAGAGGATTTCAAAAGAATGTGAAAAGGCAGGAATAGATGTTGATATCATCCAGTGCAAAGTATCAGAAATTAACAGCTATTTGGCGGATGCAGACCTAATAGTTTCAACAACAATTTTGCCAGTAAAGACGGATGTACCCGTAGTAAATGGCTTGCCTTTTATTACAGGAATAGGCATTGAAAAGGCAGTAGAAAGCATCGTAAAAGAATTAACCTGTTGATAAAGGATTGTATTTTTTGACTGAAATATTAATATGAAGGAGGTTAATATGATGAGCATAATAAATTTTATTCTTGACCTTGGGGCCACTGTTATGCTGCCAATAATCATCTTTCTTTTAAGTATCATCTTAGGTCAAAAACCAGGAAAGGCTTTTAGATCAAGTATTACAATCGGAGTTGGTTTTATCGGCATAAATCTGGTTATAGGATTATTGGTTAATAATTTGGGCCCTGCAGCAAAGGCTATGGTAGATAGAATGGGCATAGAATTAAATGTTATTGATGTAGGATGGCCTGCAGCGGCGGCAATAGCTTTTGCTTCTAAAGTCGGAGCATTGGTAATTCCAATAGGATTGGCTGTTAATATTTTAATGCTTATTACAAAAACAACAAAAACTGTAAATGTGGATTTATGGAATTTCTGGCACTTTGCATTTACCGGGGCTTTGGTAAATGCTGCAACAGGAAGTTTAACATTGGGAATGATCGCAGCAGCAATAAATGCGGCTATTGTTTTAAAACTGGGTGATTGGACCGCACCAATTGTGCAGGAATTTTACGGTATTCCGGGCATATCATTACCTCACGGTTTTTCAGCTGCTTATGTTCCTATAGCTATCCCAATAAATAAACTAATTGACAGAATACCGGTTATCAATAAAATTGAGGCAAGCCCGGAAACTATTAACAAAAAGTTCGGTGTATTTGGTGAACCGATTATCCTAGGGTTGATTCTAGGTTTAATTCTTGGGGTTTTAGCAGGTTATGACCTTAAAGGAATCCTGCAATTAGGGATGTCTATGGCAGGTGTAATGCTGTTAATGCCGAGAATGGTAAAAATTTGGTTCATCTCCATTTCCGTTGGTAAAAAGCAGCTAAAATAGAAGGACATCTGCATACCTCGTCGTAATTAGATATTGACTCTAAAACATCTAAGGAGGTATTACAGATGTCCAATATAAGTATAACATCATTATTCCCCTTTCGTCGACTAAAATTTATAGGTTCAGAGGACATTGATTTCGAGCAGGGTACCGGAAAAGTAGTTGAATTAAAACCAGACCTGCGTTTTACGCCCATTTGTTCTAAATGTAGCAGTAAAGGAGTCGGTAAGCATTCTAACCATCAACGTTTCTTAAGAGACCTTTCCTTAGGTCCTCATAAAACGCTAATCCATCTACATTATCGCAAGATAGAGTGTCCTCTGTGCGGTCAAATAGTTGTAGAAGAGCTGGATATAGCCGAACCTGGTGGGCCAAGGGTAACCCGGCGTTTGGCTGTCTACATACAGGAACTCTGTAAATTAATGACCGTAAAGGATGTAGCAGAACATCTCCAGCTGGATTGGAAAACGGTTAAAGAAATTGATAAACAGGGTCTTAAGCAGGAATTTGCCGATATAGACTACAACGGATTACGGTATTTGGCAATAGATGAAATCTCTTATGGAAAACACCACCGGTATCTGACTAATGTCATCGATTTTGAAACCGGCCGGATTGTTTGGGTTGGTAAAGACCGTAAATATGAAACCTTAAAAGAGTTCTTCTTAAAGATGCCGGAGGAGGTACGAGACCAAATTAAGGCTGTTGCCATGGATATGTGGGACCCATTTATTAAAGCAGTTTCTGAATTTTGTCCCCAGGCTGCCATTGTCTTTGATGTATTTCATATAGTCGCTCAATACAATAAAGTAATTGACAAGGTCCGTAGAGTAGAAACCAGGGCTGCAATGGAAACTGATAAAAATGTCATTAAGGGCAGCCGCTGGATCCTGCTTAAAAATCCGGAGAATCTTAAAGAAAAGGAAATACCTCGTTTGGAAAAACTGCTTTCGATTAATAAGAACCTTTCCACCGTATACATTTTGAAAGATGAGCTAAAAACAATCTGGCAATGTAATGACCGCCAGCAGGTGTCAAAAGCGCTTGATGAGTGGTGCACAAAAGCATTGGAATCCGGTATACCTGCATTAAAACGGTTTGTGAAAACCTTACGACGCCATGAATACGGTATCCTTAATCACGCTGATTATCCAATACATACGAGTAAGCTGGAAGGGATAAACAATAAAATTAAGGTTATCAAACGTCAAGCTTATGGCTTCCATGACCTGGAGTATTTTATCTTAAAAGTTAAACAAGCCTGCTCATGAAAGCGTTAGTTCACCAACGCTTTTGGAGATGATCCAAAAATTTTAATGGAAGGGCTTATTCCAGTATCTGAGGCTGCAAGAGATTTTATGCAGAAGCGGTTTTCAGGGCAAGAGTTTTATATTGGGCTTGA is a genomic window of Koleobacter methoxysyntrophicus containing:
- a CDS encoding PTS sugar transporter subunit IIB produces the protein MLKKRIVVACGTGIATSTVAAERISKECEKAGIDVDIIQCKVSEINSYLADADLIVSTTILPVKTDVPVVNGLPFITGIGIEKAVESIVKELTC
- a CDS encoding ISL3 family transposase, which codes for MSNISITSLFPFRRLKFIGSEDIDFEQGTGKVVELKPDLRFTPICSKCSSKGVGKHSNHQRFLRDLSLGPHKTLIHLHYRKIECPLCGQIVVEELDIAEPGGPRVTRRLAVYIQELCKLMTVKDVAEHLQLDWKTVKEIDKQGLKQEFADIDYNGLRYLAIDEISYGKHHRYLTNVIDFETGRIVWVGKDRKYETLKEFFLKMPEEVRDQIKAVAMDMWDPFIKAVSEFCPQAAIVFDVFHIVAQYNKVIDKVRRVETRAAMETDKNVIKGSRWILLKNPENLKEKEIPRLEKLLSINKNLSTVYILKDELKTIWQCNDRQQVSKALDEWCTKALESGIPALKRFVKTLRRHEYGILNHADYPIHTSKLEGINNKIKVIKRQAYGFHDLEYFILKVKQACS
- a CDS encoding PTS sugar transporter subunit IIA, which codes for MKLFKEDLIVTGLEAKNDEEVITALGNLLYLKGYVKKSFVKAVIDREKKYPTGLPINEINLAIPHTDAEHVLKPAIALAVLKKPVLFKNMADPCQKVKANLVFTIALNDSHNQPILLQKLMSIFQDEKLLLTIKESQSASSIFDIIKLKFKEENVS
- a CDS encoding sigma 54-interacting transcriptional regulator — translated: MIDKIKELIEKEDKKNPLTDEELAKLLNIKREQITVLRNEEGILDSRERRGPILIKHLKEILLNNPGISDRELTRQIKKRGFKISRYTVKQYRNEIEDKTKKEIINISQPKSDKKTNLEYKGPENTALYNKTEPERDAFSNIIGSTGSLKPLIQQAKAAVLYPPFGLHTLILGNTGVGKSDLAEAMYQFAKQAGTIDADAPFVIFNCADYADNPQLLLAQLFGYVKGAFTGADTDKEGLVEKANGGILFLDEVHRLPPEGQEILFYIMDKGKFRRLGETGEARKVNLMIIAATTENPESTLLQTFRRRIPMIIELPPLSARPLSERFEMITYFFRKEAGRTGMSIKVSQEALKALLQYECPGNIGQLMSDIQVACARGFLNHMINQTKVMDIKIEDLPYHTRKGLLKIQNRTEEVENIVKGSLIVHPDNKPIDVLPKEDLYTLPSEIYQHIEQRYAELQSKGMSCDIINYILGTELESRFKKIMKQVESNARPLEKKDLVKIVGIEVADVVEKMLKIAERKLGVSGDSLYYCLAIHLSTTLERVKHGKTILNPQLQKVKREYFHEYKVAKEMVGLAEEKLNIKLPEDEIGFVAMYLRTLTEKEETREEGRIGIVVISHGHVANGMAEVANRLLGVVHAKSVEMSLDESPEMALDRAIEVVKSCDEGKGVLLLVDMGSLVTFGEIITERTGIRTRIISRTDTVMVIEAVRRAILPGVTLDELADTLEENPKYLTRLSNNRPEKGKKPKAILTICITGEGSAIKVKEYIENLIPGLEDIEIIPIGVLTENIGDLISAIGEKKDLLAVVGTINPDYDNVPFISIEEIMKGSGIAGLKEIISGRKKRLDPRDAHGPKCHLKKMFYPEIVLMQQKGFSKEQVIHHLGELLIKYGYVREGFVQQVFEREKDGITFIGNGIAVPHAEPSYVLKPCIAFANLAEPVDWDGYPVNLVFMPALLPACKPVFQDLYNIIRSPDSLKALKEATNFEQLMDALKE